The DNA sequence GTCCCGATGAATCAGCACATTTTTTTCTTTTGATAAAAGTTCAGCCAAAGTCTTGCAATCTTCATCAAATCTCTTTCTTAATCCGTATGGAAATTGAAAATGAAAAAAGGCCTTGAGGCAATTTTCTTCAAAGTAACTAGACTCCCAGAGATAGGTACGCTCGGTGAAAGGAGGACAAATTTGAAATTTTAATTTTTGATACTGAGAAGCCCCTTCTCGATGAAGTTTTGAAATCTCTTGAATCACCTCTTCATAAAATTTTAAAACTTCTCCCCGAGATTTTTCTCCAAAGGCATGGCATAAGCTTAAATCCCCTAAATCTTCAACCCAAACAATCCCTCGCTCTGGATCCGAATACTCAACTACTGGAACTGAAAGTCCGATACTTTTAAGAAAACATGCAATGTCTACATAATAAGCATTTTCTTTTTTCTCCTTCCCGTAGTGCATGACAATCAAAGAATCTGATTTTCTTTCTGTTCGATAATACAGGCGATCAGAGCCATCCTGCCCTAAACGATGGAGAGGAAAAGGGGTTCGATAGCGGCCCAGAATCAAATCCTCCTGAACCTTTCGATAGGTCCGAATATCGCCAATATCCTGCCAGTAACACTCTGGCCACAGAAAACCTCCTATTTTTTTCCCCTGACGAATTAAATCTAGATACACATCAACAATGGACACAGCTCTTCTAGGAGGGATATATTCCAACAAAGCCGGTTCTAGAATATGAATCCCTGAGAAGGAATATTTTGGATGAGTTGTATTTTCCAAAACTCCTCTTAAATCGCTAATCTTTCCTCTTTCATCCAGGGCTACATTGGGATTGGCGGATGAGGTTGTCAAAATCATCGTGGCGAGATTTTCCTCCTTTTGATGATGGTGAATGGCCGAAGCTAAATCACCATCGGTCAAGATATCGCCGTTATAGACAATAAATGTTCCATCCTTAAAAAATGCCTCGCACTTTTTAATTCCTCCACCTGTGTCTAAAAGCACAGGCTCAAAAGAATAATTGATTTTTAGGCCCTGATGATCAAAACCAAACATGGCTTGATAAACCTCGGGACAATGATGGGTATTCATCACCACTTCTTGAACTCCAACCGATTTCAAATGTTCAAAAACATATTCAAGCATGGGCCTTCCCATGATCGGCACCGTCGGCTTGGGACGCCACTCAGTCAAAGGCCGTAAACGCTGTCCCAAACCCGCTCCTAAGATAAAAGCACGATGAGACATAATTCCCCTGATAAAAAATTCATAACAGTTTTAATAACGAAAACTCAAAAAAAGTCGAAAATTACTTTTTGCCATAGATAATCATAACTGATTTTGCCAGAATGAGCTTCCAAATGGAAAAAAAATCCTTTACCCATACCCTTCAAATCCAAAAAAAACTCTTGGCTTGGTATCACCAATATAAAAGAGATCTTCCCTGGCGACAAACCAAAGACCCCTATGCGATCTGGGTTTCTGAGATGATGCTTCAGCAAACCCAGGTTAAAACAGTGATTCCTTATTATGAGAGATGGATCAGGAAATTTCCCAATGTTAAAAAACTGGCCCAAGCTCCTCTTGATCAAGTTTTGAAACACTGGGAAGGGCTCGGCTACTACTCAAGAGCTCGAAATCTTCATAAAGGGGCCCAATGGATCGTTGAAAAATATGGTGGAAGAATTCCTCAAACCTCCAAAGAATTGATCGAGCTTCCAGGGATCGGGCTCTATACAGCCAATGCCATTGCGAGCATTGCCTTTGATAAAGATGTGCCGGTCGTCGATGGAAATGTTAAGCGTGTTCTTTCCCGTATTTTCTTACTGTCCAATGATCCAGGAAAAATCTATAAAGAGGCTGAGCGACTCCTCGTAAAAGGCGAGGCCAATTCCTTTAACCAAGCCATGATGGAATTGGGAGCCACCGTTTGTATGCCACAAAATCCTGTTTGTCTTTTATGTCCTATTCAATCTGACTGTAAGGCCTTTCAACAAGGTCTCCAAGGAAAATATCCTATTGCGGAAAAAAGAATCGTTCAAAAAAATATTAAAACGTTTGGGGGCCTCATTTGGAAAAAAGGAAAACTTCTCATCCGGCAACGACCCCTCAAAGGTCTTTTGGGAGGACTCTGGGAATTTCCAACCTATGTCACAAAGAATGGTGAGGGAACGACCGCTTATTTTGAGCACCTAAAAAAGGAAGTACAGCTTCAAATTAAAATAGGTAAAAAAATCGGCGATTTTAAACACATCTACACCCATCTTATCGAATGGCTCGAAATCTATGACTATGAATGGGTAGAAGGGCAAATTCCTCGCACCCTCAAAAAAACTTGGGTGTGGGTAAGTCCTGAAAAGCTTAAGGATTTTCCTTTCTCAGGAATTTGCGCAAAGGTGAGAGAAAAGGTTCAGAATAAAGACTGAAAAGCGCCCCCTTTATACAGCCTCCTCTTTCAAGCGCTCATAGATCCAAAGTTTGATCAGAGGCTGACGAGCAACTCCAATTCTATCAGCAATTCGATCAATTTGTTCAATCTCTCTGAGCGGTAAATCAAGATTAATCTTTTTCATTTGCATCTTTTTAACAATGCCTCGTTGACAAAAATCTTCTGATAGATCTTCAGATTCTAAGGCCAAATCCATTTCTGCATCATTCTTGAATTTTCTCAAAAAAGACCTTTTCTTCATTTTTTCTCGCCCTCCTTACAGGCTTTTTACCACCTTTGCTGGTACCCCAACCGCAACGGATTTTTCTGGGATGGATTGAGTCACCACCGATCCTGCCCCGATGACGCTCCCTGATCCAATTGAAGCACCGTCCAGGACAACAACCTTTGCCCCTAACCAAACATTCGCTCCAATCGATAAAGGTCCATGAGTGAGGGTCCCTTCTTGATCCACAAATTTGACGGGGCTTTCGTAGTCATAGCTCCCCCCGCTCATACAATAGCAATCAGCGGCCAAGAGAGCCCCCTGTCCTAAACAAAGTTGGTTGGACGAGAAGAGAATGGTACGATGCCCGAGATTCACCCGATTTTCTAAAACGATATTTCCATCCTTGCAATAAATAATACATTGGCGTCCGATGAAAACATTCTCTCCTATTTGAATACCTTTATTTTGGATTCCCTTGGCATCCAACAGGACATAATCATCAATGATAGAACCTTCTCCAATTTCTATTTTTTGAGGATGACGAAGGGTTATGTGATGGCCAAAAACAACGCCTTTACCAACTTTCCCAAGAATCCAGGGATAAGTCCACTTTCGAAGAAGAAGTCCCAAAGCCCCAGAAATTCCGCCAAATAAAAGGGTGATGAGTTCAAACTTGAATAAAAACCAGAGGCTCCGGCTCCCTACCACTAAATCCTGATACTGGCGAAGCGCCGATCCAGAATGGCCTTTTTGAATTTTGAAACTAGATGCGGTCATAGTGGCCAAAACGAAGTGATTATAGACTAATAATCTTATTGTTAAGCAGCAATGAGGGTACCCGACACGTATTGATGGAGAATACTTGCAACCAATGTTTGATAAGGAATGCCCCTTTCAACAGCTTTGACCTTGATTCTGTTTAAATCAGCTTTTGAAATTCTGATATTCATTCGCTGATCCTTGCGAAGGGTATTCTTGGCTATTTGCATATAACGAGCTAATTCTGATTTGTTGGGTCTAGCCAACTTCCATTCTCCCTTTTCGATTGCGTCGAGAATTTCCAACTCCTCTGTGTCTAATGAATACGGTTTCATTCTAATCACCTCCGAACAAATATTGTTTTGTCAGTTTACGACTTGGAAAAATAGTTTTAAGAAAAAGAGCGCCCTTCTCTTCCACAAAAGGGACAATATAGATATATTGGTTGACCGAAACAACGAACTGTTTCTGATGACTATACTTGCCCTTCCCTTGCACTGTAGCTATTACATCTCCCTGCTCAATATGTGATACGATAGCCTCAAAAGATATTCCCCTCTCTTTAATGAGCTTCAAATTTTTCTCTGGGTCCCACTTGAAAAGTATTTCCATAGTTCCTATAAGAAAAGATAATAAAAAAGTGTGCCTTTTGTCAACACATTCTCTTCACCCGCCCAAGCCTTCAATCTTAGCTAGCCAGAATGCCCTTTTTGAATTTTGAAGCTAGATGCGGTCATAGTGGCCAAAACGAAGTGATTAAAAAAGGCGAACACACCAGATGAATCATGATGCAAAACGAAAGACAGGTACTTTCAGTGTTTTAGAAGCATGATCCGCTTCGATAACCTTTTGCAATTTGTCAACAACTTCAGGCGAGAAATATTCCTCACCACAGTTTTCACAAATAGATGCCGGCACATTCTCAACAGCAATCAATCGATTCCGATACCATTGAGTATAGGTGATCTCCTTGAGATCCGTCTTGCCGTGACAAACAGAACACTCGTTCATCTTTGCCTCCTCCTAATTTTATGATCGATCCACTCCTTTGGGTTAGGCTCATAAACAGTTACAACACTGATCATTGGCAAAAGGGCTATCTGAATATGTAAAACCCTTCCACTCTTTGCTTGTCCACAGATAAGGCAACTGGGGCCATATTTATCTGTCGGATATTGTTCAATAATTTCTCCTCCAAGAATGGACTCTTCAATCTCTTCACCACTTACTCTTCTCGCAATTCTTTGCTCTGCAGCATGTTTTGTATAACGAAATTTATACTCACTGAATGCCCTACGAATTTTCCCTATATCCATCATGGATGATACCATAAATTTTTCTTCCCAACCATCTCGTACCAAACCTTCAATCTTAGCTAGTCAGAATGCCCCTTTTGAATTTTGAAGTTAGATGCGGTCATACGATGCTGGTTCTATATTGGATACCTTGCTTAAGGCCTTTAAAAAAGTTTTTCTATTTCCTTTATTTGCCCGTTTTCCCAAATACTCTTCTGTCGTAAGCGCTGAGATTTTTTCGGCCAGGGCAAGCGTAATCATTTGATTAATCGACACGTGTTCTCTTCCGGCAAGAGAACGGACAAATCGATGTAAAGAATTTGGTAGTCTGAGGCTAATGTTACTCATGGGAGTTCTCCTATCTTTTTCAACAACTCTAATTCGATTACACTGAACCCCTTGGCACGCCTTGGCCTAAAACAAAAATCTTATGCCATAAGGCTAAGTTCATGAGGGCCCAGAGGATGTGATTATGGTTGTGAGTTCGGGCAACATGCTGCTGAATCAGAAGATTAATGTAATCTCTTTTTAAATATTGTTTAATGAGGGGCGACTCATTCAAGAGTTCAATCATATAATTTTTCAACTCTTGTCGAAGCCAGTTTTTAATGGGAAAGCTGTAGCCTTGTTTTCCTCGCTCAACAATATTTTCAGGGAGAATGCCTCGAAGAGAATCCCTAAAAATGGCCTTCGTCCTAAAACCTTCTAGCTTCCATTCACTTGGAATCGTGGCGCTAAATTCAATAAATTCATAATCCAAAAAAGGAACACGGACTTCTAAGGCACTCGCCATACTCATTTTATCGACCTTCATCAAGACACTTTCTGGCATGGTAAATCGAAGGTCAATATACATTTCTTGATCTAACCTGTCTTTTGAAGAAGAGTGTGAAAGTATTTTTTCAATTTTTTCAAAGGGGCCTCCATGGGCGTATTGCAAAACCTCATCCGAAAAAAGAAGAGAACTATTTTTAGGATTTAAAAAATACTGCCAGCGCATGTGATGGCCAGCTTCGGGAAGACTGGAACCGTCCATAAACCGCCTGATCACATTAAAAAGGCCTTTCTTTTGAGATTGATCGGGTAATTTTTCAATCAAAGGACTTAAAAGATGCTGACGAAGTACATTAGGTATTCTCTGAAAAAGTTGATCAAATTTACTCGCCTTAAATCGATCGTATCCCACAAAAACCTCATCCCCGCCCTCCCCACTCAAGCAAACCGTCACTTTTTCCTTCGCCTTTTTACAAATCAACATAAAAGGAATGGTCGATAAATCAGTCATCGGTTCATCCAAATGCCAAACTGCTTTTTCAAAAAGAGGGATGGTGATGGGTTCAATCATCATTTCTGTGTGATCCGTCTTAAATTGTTTTGAGACTTGTCTAGCGTAATCAAGCTCACTGAACGAAGGATCCTCATACCCCAAAGAAAAAGTTTTCACCGGCTCTTTCATGTGACGCGTCATGAGGGCTACGACAGAGCTAGAATCTAAACCTCCAGAAAGAAAAACTCCGAGGGGAACATCACTGATGAGTCTTTTGCGAACGGATTCGCTTAAGCGGTCAATGATTTCATTTTGGAGCTTTTGACGATTAGCTCCCCTTCGATGGCGCTTAGAATCAAACTTGATATCCCAATAACGTTCGATTTGAATTTGCCCATTTTTGAAGAGGAGCCAATGGCTGGGGGCGAGTTTATGAATATCGCGAAACATTGTCTCTCTCGCCGGAACAAATTCATAGCCCAAATAGTCATAAATCGCTTGTGGATTTGGATCACGAGAAATACCTGAATACTTCAACATCGCCTTGATTTCTGAGGCAAAAACAAATTTTCGATTCTGATGATAATAATAGAGGGGCTTTACACCTAATCGATCTCTGACTAAAAAAAGTTCATGCTGGGTAGAATCCCAAATGGCAAAAGCGAACATGCCATTAAAAAGGTGGAGGGCCTCCTTCCCATATTCGCCGTAAGCATGGAGAATCACTTCGGTATCACATTGGCTTGTGAAGATATGACCTTTTGCTTCAAGGTCATGTTTTACTTCCTTAAAATTATAGATTTCTCCATTAAAAACAACCCAAAGGGGGCGTGCACATTTGGCACAAGAGGCATTGGACATGGGCTGGCGACCATGCTCACTTAGATCGAGAATGCTCAAACGCTGGTGGGCCAAAGAAATTTCCTCTTCGACATGAAAGCCCTGCTGGTCAGGCCCTCGATGGGCGATCTCTCGACCCATGGCTTGTACTAATGGAGCATCCTTCCAATTAAAACCTGCGATTCCACACATCAAAACAGTTTAAAGTTTAAAGTTGAAAAACAAAAGCAAAAAGGACAGTTAAAAATCAACGAATCTAAACCTTAGCCCATCTTCTCATTCCTTTAAACATCAGAAAAACGAAAGTGAGAAAAAGAAGGGGTTCCAAATTCAAATTCCATTTATCAGGAAATTTAGGTTGAACCGTTCCACATCCACCACCCCCTCCCCCTCCTTTAATGCCTTCGATTCCACTAAACCAGGTTTGAGCAAGAATTTCATAACCTGAACCATTGAAATGAACATGGTCCGTATATAAACTTTCAAAATTGGACTTTGAACTAATGGCCGCATAATTATCAACCAGGGTGGCTCCTTTTGACCCTGCTAAACCACGAATGAGACTATTCGTATTTTCTACATTTCCATTGTGATTATCTAATCGTGGTGTAATGGTCGAAACGACGGGACGCGTTCCAAAGGCAATGGCCCGATTGACCATCTCCCCTAAGTTAAAAGTGATTGATTCAGGCGATCTTTCATCTCCCGCGTCATTGGTCCCTTCCATAATTAAAATAAATTCAGGATTATCTGCACTCAAAACTGAATTAATCCTCGAAAGACCATCAACAGTTCTTTCTCCACCCACACCCCGATTAACAACAGTGGAAGCACCAAATTTTGATGTAAGTTTTCCTTGTAAACGAGAAGGGTAACCTCCGGAACCGTCTTCTGGAAACCCTGAGGTAATGCTGTCTCCAAAAGCCGAGTAAACATTGGCATTGGTTGCGGCCCAAGCTTCACTGCCATTTACTTTTAAAAATTTTTTAAGCCAGGCAAGGGCTTGTCCTCGAGACGGAGCACTGATCGCTGAATCCAAAAGAATGATTTGTGAACCCCGTTCACGCTCATTTTGATACCAGACGGATTGAGTATGGACAACCCCTTGATTTTTCCAGACATCTAAAAAGATGGATTCAAGAGAAAGAGGAATTGAAAAAGGTTTCGTCCAGCCATCCCCTTCCTTCTGACTTGAAAATACCTTGCCGTCCCGATAAAAGAGAAGATTCGGTTTCCCATCTTTTAACATGAGAGAGGGAAATGACCCCGCGGTTTTTTCCAATGGGAAAAGCTGGGCTTGAGAACCCCAGCTTCCTTGATCCCAAACTCTAAAAAAAAGCTCGTATCCCTCTTGATAAAAACCATTCCAGACCACCCATACTTTATGATTAAAAGCCAAAATCGTGGGATCAAGATCCGGCACATTATTTTCTGCATTTAAACGACTCCAAGAAGACCACCCTAAAGATGTTTTAGAAGTCCAATAAATTTCATCTTGCCCCTCTTTGACTCCACAGGCCACCACCCAAATTTGGCCTTCCTCATCGATTGCAACAGAAGGTTCTGAAAATTTAAGATTTGAAGATCCTCCGATTTCTTCTTCAGGCGACCATTTTTCACCATCCCATTTCGAAATATAAACTTCACGACGATCTTCATTTTTCCTGACCCAAACGACAAAGGCCCTTCCTTCTTTATCTAAAGCCATCGCAGGAGAAACATCTGAAACTGCATTATCTTGATTCAAACGTTCTGGTTTAGACCAGACGTCTCCTGTTTTACGAGCATAATAAATTTCCGTGTCGCTTCCGTCAGAACCTGACCAAACCGACCACTGATTGGAGGGAGCCACATCGGCTCCCACGGAAACTGAAACCCAAAAGAAGCTCCCCAAAAAAATTGTCCAAAGATATTTTTTCATCCTAAAGTCTCCTTGATTAATTCAGCGCACTTTGCCTATCTTTCAAATTGAGGGTGATCATACCACAGCTTGCTTTTTACAACCAAGGAAGAATCAATCCTATATTCTTCGAATTTGACTTGAAATCTAAGTGTCCTGTTTCTGAAGATCCGTTTTTAAAGAAAATGTAGATAAACAAAGGACTCTGGCTTTATCCCAAATCTCGAGGGAAGAGAATTGCTTTTTATTTTGACCCTCTTTAAGCGCCCATCGCCATTCTAGAGGTTGATTTCCTAAATCAACCAAGGGAAGCCATCCTTCTTCCTTCCCCTCGTCAGAATAGCAAAGGCGAGGAGCGACTCCTAACATAACGCCTTCATTGCTTACACGAAATATAAACTCGCGATCTCCTTCTTTTTCAAACTCCCTTGAAACAACAAAATGATGGAGTCCTCCAATGACATGAACCCTCGGCAGCTGATACAACTTCATTTTAGCCCCCGTCAAAAGAACCCCTTGATCACAGGTGATCCCCGTCGTAAACCCTGATCGTTTCAGGGCCTCTATCGATTGTAGATTATATTCCCCAAAGGGATAACAAAAGGAATGGGTACGAAATCCCCCAAATTTTCGAATATCCTTGTAGCATCCCCTAACTTCAAAATAGGGATCCTTGATTCTTTTGAAACTTTGATGGCTCTTGCTGTGAGCGCCAAAGGATATCGTCCCCCTTTTGTACATCTCTCGCACTTCACACCAGGTAAGACAATCAACCCCCTCAAATTTTTTACGCTCTTCTCTATCTTTAGCCACGTATTCTGTAATTAAATAGACGATCGCCTTGAAATGATATTTTTTAAGAATGGGTTCTGCTTCAGTTAAGGCGTTTAAATATCCGTCATCAAGGGTAATGATCACGGGCTTCGACGGGAGGGGCTTCCCCCATTTCTCATGAGCTGATAAATCTGAAGGAAGAATGCTCTTATAACCCTTTTCCGAGAGAAATCGGATCTGGGCTTCAAAATCTTCCGGGTCAACCCACCATTTGTCGTTCACCTCTCGACCGATTTTGTGATACATCAAAATTGGAACTTCAAGAACTCGATTTCTCTCAATATAAAAAAATCCAATGAGAGAAAAAAGGAGAAAAATAATTGTGCCTATTGCTAAAAATATTCTTTTTCGTTTCATTAAATTCAAAACCTATATAACCCAAGAACAGAGATAGGAAAATGGAATTCGACGCAACATCTTGGCCATCTTGGCCTTCAGAAAGCCTCGACAGAGACCTCTCAGTGTATGCCTACGTTTTCTTCAGGCCAATCTGGCTCAAGCTGTTGCGTCTCGGTTCTCATTTCCTATCTCCATTCTTGGGTATAACCTTAATCTCACCGATCGTTACAGCCTCTCGGAAATGGGGAAGCTTTGTTTTCAAGACAGGAAGTCGTTCCCCATCCCCTTTCGGGTTCCAAAAACCCACCTGAATTTGATAACGGCCTGGCTCGATCTCCATTGGAACTGAAACGTTACAGGTTTCAGGAATAACCTCCCCTGGAACCCAAAGCTGGGTAGGATATTTTCCCTCCAGAGGATCATGATCCGCCTGAAAAACGGAAGAATCTTTCACAAAGTGAACAAAAATAACATACGAACCTGGAATAGATTGACGACATAGCCAATAATACCGAATTTGAAACTCTTTTCCCCGTTGAACCGGGCTGACAGGAAGATCAAACCCAATCAGGTGAATCCCCCCCTCAAAAGAAATTGAGGCTTTAACAGATGGGGTTATTTCCTTTATAAGTTGCTGAACATGCTCTTTTTCAGAGGCTGATAGTTCTTTAATCTGATTCATCATTTTAAGAAGAGCTCGATGATGAGGAATTCTCTTTAAAACCTTATTCAAAGTATGAATGGCTTGCGGGATCATACCCTTCTTTATTTGAAGTTTTCCTAAAAAAATAGTCGCCTTAACATTTTCAGAATCATATTGAACTGTTTTCTTTGCGTACTTCATAGCCTGATCCCAAGCTTTCTCGTGCCAGGCTAATCGAGATAAGGCTTGATAAAATTTTGATAGATTTTCACGAATGGCGTTTTTAAGATGAGGATAAACCATCACTTTTTTAACAGAGACTTCAGAATCAAATACCTTGACTCTAAATTCCAATTTGCGAGATAGATGACGATGAGTAAAATTGAGTTTGAAGGATGAAAATTGATAGGAATGAAAGTCCTTTGGCTTAAGAATGCGTGAAACAATTTCGCCTTGGGAATAAACATCTATTTGGGCTACGGGGTTTAAAGATCCCTCATGGGGGCGTGCCTGCAATTCAAATGTTACTTGATAAGCCCCCTCTGGCAAATGGATGTAAGGGCCATAAACCAAAAAACCTTGCCTATTCTTTTTGGGATGATAAGTCAGAACGGAATTTTCCCGTCTTCGCAGAGAACCAACCCCTTGCTCGTGGAAAAGCTGATCGGCTCTGTATTCAAACCGATAAAGATGACGATAAAGATTTGGATTTTGCCCAAACAATTTTTGAAATTCATTTTCAAAGGCACTTCCTTTATTCTGATCAACCAAAAACTCCCATTTAGAAAGCGGACTTTTCTTAAAGGCTTTATTAAAATATTCTTCTGCAAGTTTCCAGTCCTTCAAGTAAGTACAGGAAAGGCCCAACCAATAAAAGATATCTTGAGGATAAGAATAGCTTAATAAGGATTGCTGAAGATACTTCGCTGCCCGTGCGTAATCTTTGATTTCAATCGCAGCCATAGCCACTTCAAAAGAGTCAGTCAAAATCTGAAACCCTCCTTGTTGAGAATGTGCATTTTGAGCTGTGACGTTGTAAATCCACTTACAAAAAGGGAATGATCTCTTTGGAATGTTTTCAAGAATCATTTCTTGATAGGATTTTAGATGAACTCGATAAAAATGCCCTGCTAGAGTCACCCTTAATAATTCGGACGAAGGTCCTCCAAAACATCGAAGGCCCAAAATCTCTAAAGGTTGATCACAAACCAACATTCGACGAATCGGAATTCTTCCAAGATTCCCTCCCAAGGCGTCTTTCCCGTAAGGCGAGAAGTCTCCCTTAAAAATCATTTCAAAATCATCTTTAAAGACAAAGGGCTTGGGAAGCCATATGGATTTAGCTCTTTCATCACGAGCCCAATCAAATGCATAGAGAAAAATAGGTACCTGAAAAAAATTTGCCGCCTTCAGTTCGAAACGATGGATAGGTTTATATTGAGTTGATAACTTAAGCCAGACTGGATTTTGATTCCAGCAAGGACGATGGATTTTCATTCCTGAAGCAGAGTACCAATCCGCCTGAGATTGAGCTTCTTCAAAGGTCTGAGAGGTATGAGGGACCACTTTAAAACCTTGATTAGCAAGTTCTGGTTCATAGAGAAGGGACGGCACCATCATCACCTTCGTCGAAAGAGGAAGATTACGCTTTATCCACTCAGCAGCCCAATCTCGCGTGTCTTTTTGACCGATCAGCCAGGACAACTCGACTGAGGAATAAAGGGGATGAATTAAAATAACCATTCCTAAAATTCCAATGAGCATACGCCCAAAAACTTTTAAGGTTTTTATCTCGTGCCACATCCAGAAGAGAGCACCCACCGGGATCAAGGCCAAAAAAGGAGTAAAAGAATCCATATACCGCTCATCAATGAAGCGATTCATCCCTAAAGCCAAAAAATAAAATAGAGGATAAGATAAAAATATTAGAATTTGTCGATGCCGATTGAAAAAAACTGAGAGAATAAATAAAACAAAAATTCCCAACCCATATCCGTCGAGAAGAATCATCCATTCCTTTTTTAAACCCTGAATCAGGGATGTCTGATGAAAAGAGGGATATTGATCCTGAACTCGACCCAACCAGGAACTCGTCAATAAACTAAAGTGTTTCAAATAATAGGGGGTAAAAACAAAGTACGTCAGAAGACCTACCGCCAGAAAAAAAAGGAGATTACGAGCAATAGTTTTGAATGTACTTTTGAAAGAAAAAATCCTCAAAATAGAAGAGGTTAGAATAATCACACATCCCAAGAGACCATTGGGTTTTGTTGCCACAGCCATTCCCCAAACCATCCCACTTAAAGGAAACCATTTCAAATTTCCATCTTCAAAAATTCTTATTCCCATCCAAAGGAGAAGCGCAATGAAGAAAGTGGCAGGTGGTTCTGCATAAGGATAATGTGCATTCAGAATATGAAATGTTGAAAAAGAGAATAAGGCCAAAACAGCGATTCCTCCCCATGCCCCATAAACTCTTCTTCCAATACGATAGACAAGAATTTGGGTCATCATCGCAACCCCATTACAAAAGAGCGTCGCAAGAATGGTATATTTTGCCATGGAAAAGGGTTCACCAACAACCCAGGGTCCCCACCCTAGAGACAAAATACATCGATCAAAAAAGAAGAAGAGGCCCGCAAAGAAATAGAGAATTGCAGGATAGGTGGGAATAACAGGGATCGCCCATAATCCCTTGGAGAAGTCCATCGCCTGATTTAAAATCAATCTTGCATCACTATGAACCGTCCCTCCATTCACCCAATGAAATAAGCCACGAATCCTTAAAAAAAAACCTATAAGGAGAAGGAACCAAAAGGTGAGATTCAAAAAAAGGGATTGATGCTTTTGAGTCCATGCCATTTTGGGAGTGCCCATCATAAAAATGATCCCTCATTATTTCACGTGCTTTCACATTCTATAATTTCAAAGTTCCAATAGACACTTTATTCTTTTTATTCTCAAGATTCGTTTGCTGAACTTTCCAACGCTTGCCTGTGTGGGGATTAAATAGACCTAAACTTATTCTATATTCTCCTGGGGAAATGTCCGCAGGAATGATTAACTCTTCTTCTTCCCTAAGAGCTTCATCCTCTAAAAAAGGCCCTACCTCATCCTGCCAAGAAAGCAGCGTATGATCCCCCTGAAACAACTTCCCTTGTCCTTCGACATGAACAAAAACATTGGGTCTTTCTCGAGAAACATCTCTCTCCAATTTCCAAAAATAAAAAATTTTCACTCGGGCCCCTGATTTTACTTCTTCCGCATTTAAGCGATAACCTAAAAATGTGATCCCCTTCTCAAATTGAATGGGGCAAAGATGCTGAGGCTGAGTTTGTTCTAAAAGAA is a window from the Chlamydiota bacterium genome containing:
- a CDS encoding CopG family transcriptional regulator, whose protein sequence is MKKRSFLRKFKNDAEMDLALESEDLSEDFCQRGIVKKMQMKKINLDLPLREIEQIDRIADRIGVARQPLIKLWIYERLKEEAV
- a CDS encoding antitoxin, giving the protein MKPYSLDTEELEILDAIEKGEWKLARPNKSELARYMQIAKNTLRKDQRMNIRISKADLNRIKVKAVERGIPYQTLVASILHQYVSGTLIAA
- a CDS encoding type II toxin-antitoxin system MqsA family antitoxin; protein product: MNECSVCHGKTDLKEITYTQWYRNRLIAVENVPASICENCGEEYFSPEVVDKLQKVIEADHASKTLKVPVFRFAS
- a CDS encoding BrnT family toxin, with amino-acid sequence MEILFKWDPEKNLKLIKERGISFEAIVSHIEQGDVIATVQGKGKYSHQKQFVVSVNQYIYIVPFVEEKGALFLKTIFPSRKLTKQYLFGGD
- the mutY gene encoding A/G-specific adenine glycosylase, which translates into the protein MEKKSFTHTLQIQKKLLAWYHQYKRDLPWRQTKDPYAIWVSEMMLQQTQVKTVIPYYERWIRKFPNVKKLAQAPLDQVLKHWEGLGYYSRARNLHKGAQWIVEKYGGRIPQTSKELIELPGIGLYTANAIASIAFDKDVPVVDGNVKRVLSRIFLLSNDPGKIYKEAERLLVKGEANSFNQAMMELGATVCMPQNPVCLLCPIQSDCKAFQQGLQGKYPIAEKRIVQKNIKTFGGLIWKKGKLLIRQRPLKGLLGGLWEFPTYVTKNGEGTTAYFEHLKKEVQLQIKIGKKIGDFKHIYTHLIEWLEIYDYEWVEGQIPRTLKKTWVWVSPEKLKDFPFSGICAKVREKVQNKD
- a CDS encoding DUF4258 domain-containing protein, translating into MMDIGKIRRAFSEYKFRYTKHAAEQRIARRVSGEEIEESILGGEIIEQYPTDKYGPSCLICGQAKSGRVLHIQIALLPMISVVTVYEPNPKEWIDHKIRRRQR
- a CDS encoding toxin-antitoxin system HicB family antitoxin; translated protein: MSNISLRLPNSLHRFVRSLAGREHVSINQMITLALAEKISALTTEEYLGKRANKGNRKTFLKALSKVSNIEPASYDRI
- a CDS encoding acyltransferase, with product MTASSFKIQKGHSGSALRQYQDLVVGSRSLWFLFKFELITLLFGGISGALGLLLRKWTYPWILGKVGKGVVFGHHITLRHPQKIEIGEGSIIDDYVLLDAKGIQNKGIQIGENVFIGRQCIIYCKDGNIVLENRVNLGHRTILFSSNQLCLGQGALLAADCYCMSGGSYDYESPVKFVDQEGTLTHGPLSIGANVWLGAKVVVLDGASIGSGSVIGAGSVVTQSIPEKSVAVGVPAKVVKSL
- a CDS encoding phosphotransferase, with translation MSHRAFILGAGLGQRLRPLTEWRPKPTVPIMGRPMLEYVFEHLKSVGVQEVVMNTHHCPEVYQAMFGFDHQGLKINYSFEPVLLDTGGGIKKCEAFFKDGTFIVYNGDILTDGDLASAIHHHQKEENLATMILTTSSANPNVALDERGKISDLRGVLENTTHPKYSFSGIHILEPALLEYIPPRRAVSIVDVYLDLIRQGKKIGGFLWPECYWQDIGDIRTYRKVQEDLILGRYRTPFPLHRLGQDGSDRLYYRTERKSDSLIVMHYGKEKKENAYYVDIACFLKSIGLSVPVVEYSDPERGIVWVEDLGDLSLCHAFGEKSRGEVLKFYEEVIQEISKLHREGASQYQKLKFQICPPFTERTYLWESSYFEENCLKAFFHFQFPYGLRKRFDEDCKTLAELLSKEKNVLIHRDLQSKNIMMKNDHPYLIDFQGMRLGLPAYDLASLLWDPYVSLRDVERSHLFNFYLKEGFSSEEAEHFIKIYLLASLQRLMQALGAYGFLGLKKGKKQFLEYIPVALARLSENVEMLAGFEGLKETLKKVTQNESAYCIIT